Proteins from a genomic interval of Periophthalmus magnuspinnatus isolate fPerMag1 chromosome 11, fPerMag1.2.pri, whole genome shotgun sequence:
- the pbxip1a gene encoding pre-B-cell leukemia transcription factor-interacting protein 1 has translation MSDHSNSTGSTGSSTNSWTLLSPEEAAVESVGPVDDGTESLGDVPSLSEELAGAAAEFKHIDIPIETVLSEEGHQICQETTPEPSEGPIPSSPSRISPLPSHSFSPLEEDPESQPPVIHDIVASSPSDNDNLSTVPFVTNLDLGTPLEIPTSDLLQDEEEVCCATDNPLAAVPMFDKPVDIGPISERQEEESSSPPEEDESKPGVPLETLTAAEGTEPALPVPHDDRQTEEESKEEPSAVPEVTEEPYCPMEVSEYPADIEAEDTEGPAPVEETVLVKETAPVEETVDLNVEKDEAEKLPEEIIQEEEVENEPESSYTLDTEDTGVFDDGLRRRNLPSFEAPRPRTSDEEEDEEDEEVEFKIEEKKDTKPWLSVNKCIVAGLVLLFLGSLFLSGDIDGPEVTEGEQSQDWLSGDPKEMKELLDKLTQENQQIAQLEAQLKAQKEELDVALKAVAVSGDEQRRADLETENAKLKDELLMLPNLKMELESLRARVTELTALSAPQAVTPAPSSLPSSPEPGVNDGPRNVKPPVPERKSPPNEAHVKQELQRQKKLLEESRKRLETMKTKDVSERKHVRDNLAEIQKRLSEKVEKWGKKKPEELKWKGNKDKKQWKKEEKKEWRGEKDKKEKYRNDEKQVKSKYNSHKEAWRKNEDEWERKKGERRLDREERRKEKPWHNKTNKKTQDGAHHSHKQKPNQQDFWKDQEQKLNRNIRPQLGCKNVEDCAAKEGLYPVELSEFDELLEGYLSKLDDTSSSGKDKIRKLTAQFFENGVFIHDRMRFSDFAEEVADILEDAVDILEGHKDNKSLEEEMEEFEREALWKFAATA, from the exons ATGTCTGACCACAGCAACAGCACTGGCAGCACAGGCTCCTCCACCAACAGCTGGACCCTCCTCTCCCCCGAG GAAGCAGCTGTGGAGAGCGTGGGGCCGGTGGATGACGGCACTGAGAGTTTGGGAGATGTCCCCAGTCTGTCGGAGGAGCTGGCAG GAGCTGCTGCAGAGTTCAAACACATTGACATTCCAATAGAGACAGTCCTGTCTGAGGAGGGCCACCAG ATCTGTCAGGAGACCACTCCAGAACCAAGCGAGGGTCCCATCCCGTCAAGTCCGTCCCGGATCAGCCCGCTCCCCTCTCACTCCTTCAGCCCCCTTGAGGAAGACCCAGAGAGCCAGCCTCCTGTGATCCATGACATCGTAGCCAGTTCTCCCAGTGACAACGACAACCTCAGCACCGTCCCATTTGTCACTAATTTGGATTTGGGGACCCCTCTGGAGATCCCCACCTCTGATCTGCTCCAGGACGAAGAGGAGGTGTGCTGCGCCACTGACAACCCTCTTGCTGCTGTACCTATGTTTGACAAACCTGTCGACATTGGTCCAATTAGTGAGAGACAAGAAGAGGAGAGTTCAAGTCCTCCAGAAGAAGATGAATCAAAACCAGGGGTCCCTTTAGAGACCCTTACAGCGGCAGAAGGCACTGAACCCGCACTACCTGTCCCACACGATGACaggcagacagaggaggagagcaaagAGGAGCCCAGTGCAGTGCCAGAGGTGACCGAGGAGCCATATTGTCCCATGGAGGTGTCAGAATATCCTGCTGATATCGAGGCTGAAGACACTGAAGGTCCAGCACCTGTCGAAGAAACAGTACTTGTCAAAGAAACGGCACCTGTTGAAGAAACAGTTGACTTAAATGTAGAAAAAGATGAGGCAGAGAAGCTCCCAGAAGAGATAATccaggaagaggaggtggaaaatgaaccag AGTCATCCTACACTTTAGACACTGAAGACACAGGTGTCTTcgatgatggactgaggagaaGGAATTTGCCATCTTTTGAGGCACCAAGACCCAGGACatcagatgaagaggaggacgaggaggatgaagaagtggagtttaaaatagaagagaagaaagacacAAAGCCATGGCTCTCTGTGAATAAGTGCATTGTGGCTGGTCTGGTTCTGCTGTTCCTGggttccctcttcctctcag GTGACATTGACGGCCCCGAAGTGACTGAGGGTGAACAAAGCCAG GACTGGCTTAGTGGTGATCCAAAGGAAATGAAAGAGCTATTGGATAAACTTACGCAAGAAAACCAACAAATTGCTCAGCTTGAGGCTCAGCTAAAG GCTCAGAAAGAAGAGTTAGACGTGGCACTAAAGGCGGTGGCGGTGAGCGGTGATGAACAGAGGAGAGCAGATTTGGAAACTGAGAATGCAAAGTTGAAGGACGAGCTTCTGATGCTGCCCAACCTGAAGATGGAGCTGGAGAGTTTGAGAGCCAGAGTAACAGAGCTCACTGCGCTCTCAG CTCCTCAGGCAGTAACTCcagctccctcctccctcccatcCTCCCCTGAACCTGGTGTCAACGATGGTCCAAGAAACGTAAAGCCCCCTGTTCCTGAGAGGAAGAGCCCCCCAAATGAAGCCCACGTCAAACAGGAACTTCAAAGACAAAAGAAACTTCTGGAGGAAAGCAGGAAGCGACTGGAGACAATGAAAACTAAAGATGTCAGCGAACGCAAACATGTCAGAGATAATTTGGCTGAAATTCAAAAGAGGCTTTCAGAAAAGGTTGAGAAGTGGGGCAAGAAGAAGCCAGAGGAGTTAAAATGGAAaggaaataaagataaaaagcagtggaagaaagaggagaagaaagagtggagaggggagaaggacaAGAAAGAGAAATACAGAAATGATGAAAAACAggttaaatcaaaatataactccCACAAAGAGGCTTGGAGGAAGAACGAGGACGAGTGGGAACGGAAAAAGGGGGAGCGGAGattggacagagaggagagaaggaaagagaaaccATGGCATAACAAAACCAATAAGAAAACCCAAGATGGCGCCCATCATAGCCATAAACAAAAGCCAAACCAGCAGGACTTCTGGAAGGACCAAGAGCAGAAACTAAACCGAAATATCCGCCCACAGCTCGGGTGCAAAAATGTGGAAGACTGTGCCGCCAAAGAGGGGCTGTATCCGGTCGAGTTGTCCGAATTTGACGAGCTACTAGAGGGGTACTTGAGCAAACTGGACGACACCTCTTCCAGTGGCAAAGACAAAATTCGTAAGCTTACAGCGCAGTTTTTCGAGAATGGAGTGTTTATTCATGATCGGATGCGCTTCAGTGACTTTGCAGAGGAAGTGGCAGACATTTTGGAAGATGCTGTTGATATTTTAGAAGGGCACAAAGACAACAAATcactggaggaggagatggaggagtttGAAAGAGAAGCTCTCTGGAAGTTTGCAGCCACAGCCTAA
- the LOC117379033 gene encoding SH2 domain-containing adapter protein E-like, whose amino-acid sequence MAKWFKEFPMNLKNGTDRIRSASESGSQPRPNKAGLVASIGTKTSKTRKTSSSDSPGGVGSLLSGRNRKNSAVDLNRSGGSSPQKDGKVWDNLLSRKMCKNSKADQSVFEEQHRPLKISSSANAYIGRLIRVDKLDKSPNFKSAAINNQVPEVEKTAPQGKTEVVIILEDYADPFDAQKTREQREAERVGENDGYMEPYDAQQMITEIRRRGSKDLLRVCVLMEGSEGPKEDSLVPQLYDVPYEGSTEKSDKSPGTRHELDLRPLTEYELPWEFKKERIIRSLSAQFDSPEWQHKDETPHLTLTRQPQHPPAQHQHHRQKSWTQKMLKSSSSNSSSSDSESCCVDPTVPLERQSWYHGCVTRQEAEFQLQSCKEASFLVRNNESDNSKYSIALKTSHGCVHIIVAQTKENGFTLDQSSCVFPSIPEVVHHYCTQRLPFNGAEHMTLMHPVPRNH is encoded by the exons ATGGCAAAGTGGTTCAAGGAGTTCCCCATGAACTTGAAAAATGGTACTGACAGGATCCGCTCTGCCTCTGAGTCCGGATCCCAGCCGAGACCCAACAAAGCCGGACTTGTGGCCAGCATCGGTACCAAAACATCCAAAACTCGGaaaacctcctcctctgacagcCCAGGAGGAGTTGGATCTCTGCTATCGGGAAGAAATAGGAAAAATTCAGCCGTAGATTTGAACAGAAGTGGTGGCAGCTCTCCACAAAAGGATGGCAAAGTCTGGGACAACCTGCTCTCGaggaaaatgtgcaaaaactCCAAGGCCGACcaatctgtttttgaggaacaACATCGGCCTCTTAAGATCTCCTCCTCTGCCAATGCTTACATTGGCAGACTGATCAGAGTGGACAAGCTGGACAAAAGCCCCAACTTCAAGAGTGCTGCCATCAACAACCAAGTGCCCGAAGTTGAGAAAACAGCCCCCCAAGGCAAAACAGAGGTG GTAATCATCCTTGAAGACTATGCCGACCCGTTTGATGCTcaaaagaccagagagcagcGTGAGGCGGAGAGAGTCGGTGAAAACGACGGCTACATGGAGCCCTATGATGCTCAGCAAATGATCACAG AGATCCGACGGCGTGGCTCAAAGGACTTGctaagggtttgtgtgttgatgGAGGGCAGTGAGGGGCCTAAAGAGGACTCACTCGTACCTCAGCTCTATGACGTCCCATACGAGGGAAGCACAGAGAAGAGTGACAAGAGTCCTGGGACCAGACATGAGCTTGACCTCCGACCTCTGACTGAGTATGAGCTGCCCTGGGAGTTCAAGAAGGAGCGCATCATCCGGTCTCTGTCAG cTCAGTTCGACAGCCCAGAGTGGCAGCACAAAGATGAAACGCCTCACCTGACTCTCACCAGACAACCGCAGCACCCCCCCGCGCAGCATCAGCACCACCGGCAGAAGAGCTGGACTCAGAAGATGCTCAAGTCCTCTTCGTCCAACTCGTCCAGCTCTGACAGTGAGAGCTGCTGTGTCGACCCCACAGTGCCCCTTGAAAGGCaaag CTGGTACCATGGCTGTGTGACTCGCCAGGAGGCAGAGTTTCAGCTGCAGTCCTGTAAAGAAGCCAGTTTTCTGGTCAGGAACAATGAGTCCGACAACAGCAAGTACTCCATCGCCCTCAA GACGAGCCACGGCTGTGTGCATATTATTGTTGCCCAGACCAAAGAGAACGGTTTCACGTTGGACCAGAGCAGCTGCGTTTTCCCGAGTATCCCTGAAGTGGTCCATCATTACTGCACACAGCGACTGCCTTTCAATGGAGCCGAGCACATGACCCTTATGCATCCTGTCCCTCGCAACCACTGA
- the s100u gene encoding S100 calcium binding protein U has translation MEAAIQTLVNVYLKSSKRKENLGKKDFQNLVKSQLSNILSDTDSKEAVNNMAVGLDENQDGKLGFPEYMKLIGYLAVSLSEQRMLATEEPNQNATGQVAQSSPDKEEKTEANTEVNAEVKAEPKAEMKEEAATAAATVELNVEAPKVEAEGEVKAEVEPPKEETSEVVVTTTTTTVVTEGINGGIKEITEVKKVTEVKEEVKEEVKEETVKGEDVPAAEEKIEETAS, from the exons ATGGAGGCTGCTATTCAAACTCTCGTGAATGTCTACCTGAAGTCCAGCAAAAGGAAAGAGAACCTGGGAAAGAAGGACTTCCAGAACCTCGTCAAGAGTCAACTCAGCAACATCCTCTCG GACACGGACAGTAAGGAGGCAGTCAACAACATGGCCGTCGGCCTGGACGAGAATCAGGATGGTAAACTGGGCTTCCCAGAGTACATGAAGCTGATTGGTTACTTGGCTGTGTCTCTGAGTGAGCAGCGTATGCTGGCCACAGAGGAACCTAACCAGAATGCCACAGGCCAAGTGGCTCAGAGCAGCCCAGACAAAGAAGAGAAGACCGAGGCCAACACGGAGGTAAACGCAGAGGTCAAGGCTGAGCCTAAAGCGGAGATGAAGGAAGAGGCTGCCACTGCCGCTGCCACTGTAGAGCTTAATGTGGAGGCTCCAAAGGTTGAAGCAGAAGGAGAAGTGAAGGCTGAAGTAGAGCCCCCCAAAGAAGAGACCTCTGAGGTGGTGgtcaccacaacaacaacaacagtggtGACAGAGGGGATCAATGGAGGGATCAAAGAGATCACAGAGGTCAAGAAGGTGACAGAAGTGaaagaggaggtgaaggaggaggtgaaggaggaaaCAGTAAAAGGAGAAGACGTTCCAGCGGCTGAAGAGAAGATAGAGGAGACAGCCTCATAG
- the LOC117378921 gene encoding protein S100-A13 has translation MVRLEGQVSHLQIIVFYSQSTMEAAITTLVSHFKTSAGKDGSACTLSKDELQNLVSTQLPNFVKLSSEPGAIDQLMRSLDQDNNGELTFTEFWQFIGKLACKEGGFN, from the exons ATGGTGAGGTTGGAGGGACAAGTGTCACATTTACAG atcatagtATTTTACTCACAGTCCACCATGGAAGCTGCTATCACCACACTAGTGTCCCACTTCAAGACTTCTGCCGGGAAGGATGGATCAGCCTGTACTCTGAGCAAAGACGAGCTTCAAAACTTGGTTAGCACCCAACTCCCAAACTTTGTCAAG CTAAGCTCTGAACCTGGGGCTATAGACCAGCTCATGAGGTCCCTGGATCAAGACAACAACGGGGAACTGACCTTTACTGAGTTTTGGCAATTTATTGGAAAGTTAGCCTGCAAGGAAGGAGGTTTCAACTAG
- the s100s gene encoding S100 calcium binding protein S isoform X1 translates to MPNTIMSKEPSSNLESAMQMLIKTFHKYSGKEGDKYTLSRGELKELLIEELGSYLGNSKDNEAVEKVMNDLDANNDGEVDFTEFIILMGALTVACNDFFLEYKTDEKPKEEKKE, encoded by the exons ATGCCCAACACAAT AATGTCCAAGGAGCCCAGTTCCAACCTGGAGAGTGCCATGCAAATGCTCATCAAGACCTTCCACAAGTATTCAGGAAAAGAGGGTGACAAGTACACACTGAGCAGAGGAGAGCTGAAGGAGCTGCTAATAGAGGAGCTGGGGAGTTACTTAGGG AACTCCAAAGATAACGAAGCTGTGGAGAAGGTCATGAACGATCTAGACGCCAACAACGATGGAGAGGTGGACTTCACCGAGTTCATCATCCTCATGGGGGCGCTCACAGTCGCCTGCAACGACTTCTTCCTCGAGTACAAGACAGACGAAAAGcccaaagaggagaagaaagaatgA
- the pygo2 gene encoding pygopus homolog 2 isoform X2: protein MKSPEKKKQRKSTAQSTGFSHLTEFAPPPTPMVDHLVASNPFDDDFGPPSRPAGAGGPGGAPFLPSPGAGGGGGYGGGGRMGGGMGFMGGPGGPGGGPPGRRPPFGPPSNAGPHHQLGFGGMPGFGGGGGGGGGGGGGGGFPPGGPSQFNMPPNFSPPMHPGSGFSPMLSPGGMGGPGGGGPPHPRFGMPPQQQHGQGGHPFNSPPLPGAGGPRGPSHGPMNSMGGMGPGMNMMGGMGGGPGGNMVGGLPGLPPQGQFPPSQDGPYPGPSPPGPGNEEGKNFGAGPQPGPQQQQINLNPNGPPPNNTTPGPPSNSGSQPGGGFPGHDIQQANANTPGQPPSAPPQSNPNSSPTGPLNGSGQPPHPAPGQLHSSSNTNTPNSNNSNQQPQSTPPHSTPGGTPYSQQNNTPGSGGPMSNAGPNSGQNNMTNNNGGNTPGSNPNPPSNSTSTPNTQSPLPAGPAPAPAGPGSGPGKPGGPGMVFPCGLCLAEVHDDQDAILCEASCQRWFHRDCTGLTEPAYGLLTRESAAVWACDFCIKTKDIQAVFVRQGLGQLVAANES, encoded by the exons ATGAAGAGCCcagagaagaagaaacaaagaaagtCCACAGCTCAG TCGACAGGATTTTCCCATCTCACTGAGTTTGCGCCCCCTCCCACTCCTATGGTGGACCATCTGGTGGCGTCCAACCCTTTTGACGATGACTTTGGACCCCCATCTCGGCCTGCTGGTGCAGGTGGTCCCGGCGGTGCACCTTTTCTTCCCAGTCCGGGTGCCGGAGGAGGAGGTGGCTATGGTGGTGGTGGCAGGATGGGAGGAGGCATGGGCTTCATGGGGGGTCCAGGAGGACCAGGTGGAGGCCCACCTGGGCGCAGACCACCATTCGGACCTCCATCCAACGCTGGACCTCACCACCAGCTAGGGTTTGGTGGCATGCCGGGTTTTGGAGGTggtggcggaggaggaggaggtggtggcgGTGGAGGAGGATTTCCCCCAGGTGGCCCATCGCAGTTTAACATGCCTCCGAACTTTAGCCCACCCATGCATCCAGGATCAGGATTCAGTCCTATGCTTTCCCCTGGAGGTATGGGAGGTCCTGGTGGAGGTGGGCCTCCACACCCTAGATTTGGCATGCCTCCACAACAGCAGCATGGCCAGGGAGGGCACCCTTTCAACAGTCCTCCATTACCCGGTGCAGGTGGACCAAGGGGACCTTCTCATGGTCCCATGAATTCAATGGGGGGCATGGGTCCTGGTATGAACATGATGGGTGGCATGGGAGGTGGACCCGGAGGTAACATGGTGGGAGGGCTGCCAGGTCTACCTCCCCAAGGACAGTTCCCACCTTCACAGGATGGACCCTACCCTGGGCCCAGTCCACCCGGACCTGGAAACGAAGAAGGAAAGAACTTTGGAGCTGGGCCACAGCCCGGAccacagcaacaacaaataaacttaaatcCCAATGGTCCGCCCCCAAATAACACCACCCCAGGACCTCCATCCAACTCTGGGTCACAGCCCGGTGGAGGCTTTCCAGGACATGACATCCAACAGGCCAACGCCAACACCCCTGGCCAGCCTCCCTCTGCACCTCCACAGTCAAACCCCAACTCTTCTCCTACAGGACCCTTAAATGGGTCAGGACAGCCCCCTCACCCTGCACCGGGTCAGCTGCACAGCTCTAGCAACACAAACACTCCAAACTCTAATAACTCTAACCAGCAACCGCAGTCCACACCGCCCCACTCCACCCCAGGCGGCACCCCCTACAGCCAGCAGAACAACACCCCTGGCAGCGGGGGGCCAATGTCTAATGCTGGTCCCAATTCTGGTCAAAACAATATGACCAACAACAATGGGGGCAATACTCCCGGTAGCAACCCGAATCCTCCTTCAAACTCCACCTCCACCCCAAACACACAGTCCCCTCTGCCCGCCGGTCCTGCTCCAGCCCCTGCTGGTCCTGGGTCCGGCCCTGGGAAGCCTGGGGGTCCTGGTATGGTGTTTCCCTGTGGCCTCTGTTTGGCAGAGGTGCATGATGACCAGGATGCCATCTTGTGTGAGGCGTCCTGCCAACGCTGGTTCCACCGTGACTGTACCGGGCTTACAGAGCCGGCCTATGGGCTGCTGACCCGGGAGAGTGCTGCCGTTTGGGCCTGCGACTTCTGCATTAAGACCAAGGACATCCAGGCCGTGTTTGTGCGCCAGGGCTTAGGCCAGCTCGTGGCTGCCAATGAGAGCTGA
- the s100s gene encoding S100 calcium binding protein S isoform X2 yields MSKEPSSNLESAMQMLIKTFHKYSGKEGDKYTLSRGELKELLIEELGSYLGNSKDNEAVEKVMNDLDANNDGEVDFTEFIILMGALTVACNDFFLEYKTDEKPKEEKKE; encoded by the exons ATGTCCAAGGAGCCCAGTTCCAACCTGGAGAGTGCCATGCAAATGCTCATCAAGACCTTCCACAAGTATTCAGGAAAAGAGGGTGACAAGTACACACTGAGCAGAGGAGAGCTGAAGGAGCTGCTAATAGAGGAGCTGGGGAGTTACTTAGGG AACTCCAAAGATAACGAAGCTGTGGAGAAGGTCATGAACGATCTAGACGCCAACAACGATGGAGAGGTGGACTTCACCGAGTTCATCATCCTCATGGGGGCGCTCACAGTCGCCTGCAACGACTTCTTCCTCGAGTACAAGACAGACGAAAAGcccaaagaggagaagaaagaatgA
- the pygo2 gene encoding pygopus homolog 2 isoform X1: MAAESGRLLAGQGKRSKASQMKSPEKKKQRKSTAQSTGFSHLTEFAPPPTPMVDHLVASNPFDDDFGPPSRPAGAGGPGGAPFLPSPGAGGGGGYGGGGRMGGGMGFMGGPGGPGGGPPGRRPPFGPPSNAGPHHQLGFGGMPGFGGGGGGGGGGGGGGGFPPGGPSQFNMPPNFSPPMHPGSGFSPMLSPGGMGGPGGGGPPHPRFGMPPQQQHGQGGHPFNSPPLPGAGGPRGPSHGPMNSMGGMGPGMNMMGGMGGGPGGNMVGGLPGLPPQGQFPPSQDGPYPGPSPPGPGNEEGKNFGAGPQPGPQQQQINLNPNGPPPNNTTPGPPSNSGSQPGGGFPGHDIQQANANTPGQPPSAPPQSNPNSSPTGPLNGSGQPPHPAPGQLHSSSNTNTPNSNNSNQQPQSTPPHSTPGGTPYSQQNNTPGSGGPMSNAGPNSGQNNMTNNNGGNTPGSNPNPPSNSTSTPNTQSPLPAGPAPAPAGPGSGPGKPGGPGMVFPCGLCLAEVHDDQDAILCEASCQRWFHRDCTGLTEPAYGLLTRESAAVWACDFCIKTKDIQAVFVRQGLGQLVAANES, encoded by the exons ATGGCTGCCGAATCGGGGAGACTACTGGCGGGACAAGGAAAGCGAAGCAAAG CTTCACAGATGAAGAGCCcagagaagaagaaacaaagaaagtCCACAGCTCAG TCGACAGGATTTTCCCATCTCACTGAGTTTGCGCCCCCTCCCACTCCTATGGTGGACCATCTGGTGGCGTCCAACCCTTTTGACGATGACTTTGGACCCCCATCTCGGCCTGCTGGTGCAGGTGGTCCCGGCGGTGCACCTTTTCTTCCCAGTCCGGGTGCCGGAGGAGGAGGTGGCTATGGTGGTGGTGGCAGGATGGGAGGAGGCATGGGCTTCATGGGGGGTCCAGGAGGACCAGGTGGAGGCCCACCTGGGCGCAGACCACCATTCGGACCTCCATCCAACGCTGGACCTCACCACCAGCTAGGGTTTGGTGGCATGCCGGGTTTTGGAGGTggtggcggaggaggaggaggtggtggcgGTGGAGGAGGATTTCCCCCAGGTGGCCCATCGCAGTTTAACATGCCTCCGAACTTTAGCCCACCCATGCATCCAGGATCAGGATTCAGTCCTATGCTTTCCCCTGGAGGTATGGGAGGTCCTGGTGGAGGTGGGCCTCCACACCCTAGATTTGGCATGCCTCCACAACAGCAGCATGGCCAGGGAGGGCACCCTTTCAACAGTCCTCCATTACCCGGTGCAGGTGGACCAAGGGGACCTTCTCATGGTCCCATGAATTCAATGGGGGGCATGGGTCCTGGTATGAACATGATGGGTGGCATGGGAGGTGGACCCGGAGGTAACATGGTGGGAGGGCTGCCAGGTCTACCTCCCCAAGGACAGTTCCCACCTTCACAGGATGGACCCTACCCTGGGCCCAGTCCACCCGGACCTGGAAACGAAGAAGGAAAGAACTTTGGAGCTGGGCCACAGCCCGGAccacagcaacaacaaataaacttaaatcCCAATGGTCCGCCCCCAAATAACACCACCCCAGGACCTCCATCCAACTCTGGGTCACAGCCCGGTGGAGGCTTTCCAGGACATGACATCCAACAGGCCAACGCCAACACCCCTGGCCAGCCTCCCTCTGCACCTCCACAGTCAAACCCCAACTCTTCTCCTACAGGACCCTTAAATGGGTCAGGACAGCCCCCTCACCCTGCACCGGGTCAGCTGCACAGCTCTAGCAACACAAACACTCCAAACTCTAATAACTCTAACCAGCAACCGCAGTCCACACCGCCCCACTCCACCCCAGGCGGCACCCCCTACAGCCAGCAGAACAACACCCCTGGCAGCGGGGGGCCAATGTCTAATGCTGGTCCCAATTCTGGTCAAAACAATATGACCAACAACAATGGGGGCAATACTCCCGGTAGCAACCCGAATCCTCCTTCAAACTCCACCTCCACCCCAAACACACAGTCCCCTCTGCCCGCCGGTCCTGCTCCAGCCCCTGCTGGTCCTGGGTCCGGCCCTGGGAAGCCTGGGGGTCCTGGTATGGTGTTTCCCTGTGGCCTCTGTTTGGCAGAGGTGCATGATGACCAGGATGCCATCTTGTGTGAGGCGTCCTGCCAACGCTGGTTCCACCGTGACTGTACCGGGCTTACAGAGCCGGCCTATGGGCTGCTGACCCGGGAGAGTGCTGCCGTTTGGGCCTGCGACTTCTGCATTAAGACCAAGGACATCCAGGCCGTGTTTGTGCGCCAGGGCTTAGGCCAGCTCGTGGCTGCCAATGAGAGCTGA